The Maridesulfovibrio sp. genomic sequence CCGAAGAGAATATTCCTTTCTTCTCCATCCTGATGAGTACCTACAATCGCGCAGATCTTCTTCCAAGGGCGATCCGTTCCATAAAAAAACAATTGCTGCCGAACTGGGAACTGATCCTTGTCAACGACGGAGGTGAGGACATCTCCCATATCGTCAAATCCTTTTTCGACAAACGCATCAGGCTTGTGAACCTTGAAGACAATGCAGGTAAATCAGCCGCCATAAATATTGCCTATAAACATTCCAAAGGTGAATATATCGCCTACCTTGATGATGACGATGAATGGCTGCCCAATCACCTGCAGACCCACTACGACTTTATCCTAAACCACCCGGAAGCCATGGTCAGCCATTCGAACGCCTGCAGGGTGGACGTGGAAAAAAAACGCAGCGGTGAAGAAATTATAATTTCCCGGCACCTGATTTATTGCAACCCGGTCTCTTTTAAAGAACTCATCAAGAAAAACGGAATAACTTGGCTCTCCGTAGTCCATAAGCGTGAATGTTTTGAGACGGTTGGCGGACTCGACGAGCGCCTTCAAGTTCTGGTTGATTTCGACTTATGGCGCAGGATGTCAATGTTATACCGGTTCCACCATATACCGGTGCATACCGGGAACTATTACATCCACCGACAGGTCGACCAGCAGATAACAGGATTGGCTGTAAAAAATCCGCTCCGATTTCACGCCGCCGCAGTGCTTGTACAGCGAAAAAAAGTGCCGCCGGAATTAAAAGCACGTTACTGCAGGGAGCTGCAGGCCGCCCGTGCAGAAGCATATAAGTTGTTCCTTCAGGCTCGGGCAGATCAATTTATGAGCGC encodes the following:
- a CDS encoding glycosyltransferase family 2 protein, whose product is MNKTEENIPFFSILMSTYNRADLLPRAIRSIKKQLLPNWELILVNDGGEDISHIVKSFFDKRIRLVNLEDNAGKSAAINIAYKHSKGEYIAYLDDDDEWLPNHLQTHYDFILNHPEAMVSHSNACRVDVEKKRSGEEIIISRHLIYCNPVSFKELIKKNGITWLSVVHKRECFETVGGLDERLQVLVDFDLWRRMSMLYRFHHIPVHTGNYYIHRQVDQQITGLAVKNPLRFHAAAVLVQRKKVPPELKARYCRELQAARAEAYKLFLQARADQFMSAGNEKRCAASLALAEKIGKKQSRAEPA